A genome region from Nitrospira sp. includes the following:
- a CDS encoding SH3 domain-containing protein has translation MTASRSFWIPLIVLWIGLFAWGTDAWAETVYVQAKTAQLRAGKTSLDAVVANVKFGEGLEVVGRAGSWLEVKTSAGARGWIFANKTSTSKPSGSNDTLARLGQSMRGGDASATTASAGARGLDKASEGYADRAGVSPRDREIVDRMTAYHIPDQDVEEFLREGGLGEYAK, from the coding sequence GTGACCGCATCACGATCGTTCTGGATTCCGCTCATTGTCCTGTGGATTGGTCTGTTTGCCTGGGGGACGGATGCCTGGGCCGAAACCGTCTACGTTCAAGCCAAGACGGCTCAACTTCGCGCTGGAAAAACCTCGTTGGATGCGGTGGTCGCAAACGTCAAGTTCGGGGAGGGGCTGGAGGTGGTCGGTCGCGCTGGGAGCTGGCTGGAGGTCAAAACGTCGGCCGGTGCGCGGGGATGGATCTTTGCCAACAAAACATCGACCTCCAAACCGTCCGGGAGCAACGATACTCTGGCCCGGCTTGGCCAGAGTATGCGGGGTGGGGATGCGTCCGCGACCACCGCATCGGCGGGTGCGAGGGGGCTGGACAAGGCGTCCGAGGGGTATGCCGACCGGGCCGGCGTGTCCCCGCGTGATCGGGAGATCGTGGATCGTATGACGGCCTATCACATCCCTGACCAGGATGTGGAGGAGTTTTTGCGGGAAGGGGGGCTCGGTGAATATGCGAAATAA
- a CDS encoding DUF3365 domain-containing protein: MQRLPWMLAYLVAAGWLSAVPSAWGLESSDRSTIPFQTILELEQTARLLAVLLDSGRAVVNDNQTLLDDPSRADKGFTPEAFEGQLRDMFRGRAGINLDELAGGTLSPRSRRLLQELVAVSKQVIADAQAELNRQGAGFKGFIPAVFGARVSTRFTAVTGVRLKQTALDPRNPANRPDAYERVALEAFADSSYPREKVISEMAANSSSLRLMFPLYATRQCLDCHGGPKGGLDRTGYPREGLTLGQNAGAISVLLPVGK; the protein is encoded by the coding sequence ATGCAACGTCTGCCGTGGATGCTGGCGTACCTCGTAGCAGCAGGGTGGCTCTCCGCCGTGCCGTCTGCCTGGGGGCTTGAGTCCTCCGACCGTTCAACCATTCCCTTCCAGACCATTCTCGAATTGGAGCAGACGGCTCGTTTGCTGGCGGTCTTGCTCGACTCCGGCCGCGCAGTCGTGAATGACAATCAAACCCTGTTGGACGATCCGAGCAGGGCGGACAAGGGTTTCACGCCGGAGGCGTTTGAAGGGCAACTACGCGACATGTTTCGAGGCCGCGCCGGCATCAACTTGGACGAATTGGCCGGCGGGACATTGTCCCCGCGGAGCCGCCGTCTGCTGCAAGAGCTGGTGGCCGTGAGCAAGCAGGTGATTGCGGATGCTCAAGCGGAACTCAATCGGCAGGGGGCGGGATTCAAGGGGTTTATTCCGGCCGTGTTCGGCGCGCGCGTGTCCACGCGGTTCACCGCTGTGACGGGTGTACGACTGAAACAGACCGCCTTGGATCCACGGAATCCTGCCAATCGGCCTGATGCCTACGAACGGGTTGCCTTGGAAGCCTTTGCGGACTCTTCCTACCCTCGCGAAAAAGTCATCAGTGAAATGGCTGCCAACAGTTCGTCGCTCCGCTTGATGTTCCCGCTCTACGCGACGAGACAGTGTCTCGATTGTCATGGCGGTCCGAAGGGTGGCCTCGATCGCACGGGTTATCCAAGGGAAGGCCTCACGTTGGGGCAAAACGCCGGTGCCATTAGCGTGCTGTTGCCGGTCGGAAAATGA
- a CDS encoding M48 family metalloprotease produces MASLMALSMSVAGCAEVQRAAEDVARQSGNPRLAGAIHGAGNVVGSLLPIGYEEEVSIGQAIALQVVARYGGVVDQPELVRYVNLVGRAVANTSDRPDIPYRVAILDHESINAFAAPAGYIFVTRGLLRQIKNEAELAAVLGHEIAHVSEKHILDVIQRSKRLAGVTEAGLSYATSNPAAFKGVIDGAVKKLLDEGFDQEKETDADTVGDVFAARVGYDAEAYVGLLTRLRDLKGDDRALFKTHPNFSARIEAVEKTIRAQHLASNGLLLQERFLRMTKRV; encoded by the coding sequence ATGGCGAGCCTCATGGCGTTGTCGATGAGCGTGGCTGGTTGCGCAGAGGTGCAGCGGGCTGCCGAGGATGTGGCCCGACAGTCCGGTAATCCCCGATTGGCCGGTGCGATCCATGGCGCAGGCAATGTTGTCGGTAGCTTGCTTCCCATCGGCTACGAGGAAGAAGTGTCGATCGGGCAGGCGATAGCCCTGCAAGTCGTGGCACGATACGGCGGTGTGGTGGATCAGCCTGAATTAGTGCGGTATGTGAACCTGGTGGGGAGAGCGGTGGCTAACACGTCTGACCGTCCTGACATCCCGTACCGGGTCGCGATCCTGGATCATGAGTCGATCAATGCGTTTGCCGCGCCTGCCGGGTATATTTTTGTGACGCGTGGCCTGCTCAGGCAGATCAAGAATGAGGCGGAACTCGCCGCCGTTTTGGGACATGAAATCGCGCACGTGAGTGAAAAACACATTCTTGATGTGATTCAACGCAGCAAGCGCCTGGCCGGGGTGACCGAAGCGGGTCTCTCCTATGCGACGAGTAATCCGGCTGCGTTCAAGGGCGTGATCGACGGCGCCGTCAAGAAGCTGCTCGATGAGGGGTTTGACCAGGAGAAAGAAACCGACGCCGATACGGTGGGCGACGTGTTTGCCGCGCGAGTCGGATACGATGCGGAGGCCTATGTGGGCCTCCTGACGCGGTTGCGGGATCTCAAGGGCGACGACCGCGCGCTGTTCAAGACCCATCCCAACTTTTCCGCGCGAATCGAGGCGGTGGAGAAAACCATTCGTGCCCAGCATCTTGCCTCCAACGGCTTGCTGTTGCAGGAACGGTTCCTCCGCATGACCAAACGCGTCTGA
- a CDS encoding sigma-54 dependent transcriptional regulator, translating into MHAPTLLIVEDEERMRRLFELVLKPAGYQLLLARSGDEALRMIQEHDSLDMIITDLQLGTVSGMDVLDAARQQLPDVPVLIVTGYGTVKSAVEAMQKGAYDYISKPVDNEELKIVIARALQVRQLARDNRILRAGLHEQFGFDRIVSVSKEMELVKRLAREVAQTDASILITGESGTGKDLLARAIHLVSPRAQGPMVALNCAGIPEHLLESELFGYEKGAFTDAKKSKPGRFQTADRGTLFLDEIGELSLTAQAKLLRVLEQHIVEPLGGVRSVAVDIRVIAATNQELPDLIKAGRFRLDLYYRLNVYQLRMPPLRERPEDIEPILTQFLGQARRERGSRIKGITAEALAILKRYPWPGNVRELHNVVEWLTITCKQGEITHEHLPASLKTAPTPTEAAPAGTPSLLALGLSVEEVEKTMLQEALQKTGGNVSEASRLLKITRNTLRYRMAKHNLSLPSG; encoded by the coding sequence ATGCACGCACCCACCCTCCTAATCGTCGAAGATGAAGAACGAATGCGACGGCTCTTTGAGCTGGTGCTGAAACCTGCCGGGTATCAGTTGCTCCTGGCCCGCTCGGGCGACGAAGCCCTCCGCATGATCCAAGAGCACGACTCCCTCGACATGATCATTACAGACCTCCAATTGGGTACCGTCTCGGGCATGGACGTGCTGGACGCAGCCCGGCAACAGCTGCCCGATGTGCCGGTGCTGATCGTGACCGGATACGGCACCGTCAAGTCGGCCGTCGAGGCCATGCAGAAAGGCGCCTACGACTACATCTCCAAGCCCGTCGACAATGAAGAGCTCAAGATCGTCATTGCCCGCGCGCTGCAAGTCCGACAGCTCGCCCGGGACAATCGCATCCTGCGGGCAGGGTTGCATGAACAGTTCGGCTTCGACCGCATTGTCAGCGTCTCCAAAGAAATGGAACTCGTGAAGCGGCTTGCTCGGGAGGTCGCGCAGACCGACGCGTCCATACTCATTACAGGCGAAAGCGGAACGGGCAAGGATCTTCTCGCGCGCGCCATCCACCTCGTCAGCCCACGCGCCCAAGGCCCGATGGTGGCCCTCAACTGCGCCGGCATTCCCGAGCACCTGTTGGAATCCGAACTGTTCGGGTATGAGAAGGGTGCCTTTACCGACGCAAAAAAATCCAAACCGGGACGCTTTCAAACGGCCGACCGAGGCACGTTGTTCCTGGACGAAATCGGCGAACTGAGTTTGACGGCCCAGGCCAAACTCCTGCGCGTCCTCGAACAGCATATCGTGGAACCACTGGGCGGAGTACGCAGTGTCGCCGTCGATATCCGCGTCATCGCCGCGACCAACCAGGAATTACCGGACCTCATCAAAGCCGGTCGTTTCCGCCTGGACCTCTACTATCGCCTGAACGTCTACCAACTCCGGATGCCGCCCCTGCGCGAACGGCCGGAGGACATCGAGCCGATTCTGACTCAGTTCCTTGGCCAGGCTCGTCGGGAGCGAGGAAGTCGAATCAAAGGCATTACCGCCGAGGCGCTCGCCATCCTCAAACGGTATCCCTGGCCGGGAAACGTGCGGGAACTGCACAATGTCGTGGAATGGCTGACCATCACCTGCAAACAGGGCGAGATCACGCACGAGCATCTGCCGGCCTCGCTCAAGACCGCACCGACGCCAACCGAGGCAGCACCGGCCGGCACACCGTCACTCCTCGCGCTGGGACTCTCCGTTGAGGAAGTCGAAAAAACGATGCTCCAGGAGGCGCTGCAAAAAACCGGAGGCAACGTGTCGGAAGCCAGCCGGCTGCTCAAAATCACGCGCAACACACTGCGGTATCGAATGGCCAAACATAACCTGTCGTTGCCCTCAGGCTGA
- a CDS encoding adenylate/guanylate cyclase domain-containing protein produces MTFSPFHKKILSALAVSLTVFAVVAGLSSTRWFEVVELEALDHLVRRYADPAKADSNLVLLAIDESSLEAFGRWPWPRDRFGYVVRYLKQAGAKAVVFDVMFFEADENAEEFDQSFADDLKEAGNVFLPMLFQAEPAAIPPELQPRATVTVELSNARHAPDTHAGVKLPIPVLAQQARGLGVINLSADADGPTRRVPLLGQVHGNLVPHLSLAVAQYLLGADRLSMRDGRLQIGAHDVPLGTDGNLLIDWHGSLEQTYHAKKYSIGRVLQAFAQQEKGERPSLDPSLFKDKVVFIAGTAAGLYDLRVTPFSAATPGVLIHMAALDNLLHGQGLQAAPRWFSFTTLLLLCLASAGTFMLFRSYPVKFGVTIGLAVAYYGLVVHAFGGHERWLELVFPEVALALTFGSAATVEYVTEGRQRRLMRAAFDKYMSTEVVEEIMRNPEAIKLGGEKKEITIFFSDIAGFTTISEKMSPEDLVTLLNRYLSAMTIIIKNTHRGNVNKYLGDGIMALFGAPLGDPKHASLACYAALDCQVELARLREVWKREGLPEIGARIGLNSGPCIVGNMGSEERMEYTVTGDSVNLASRLEGASKYYDTLILIGQRTAELAKNDIEVREIDLLRVKGKKEPVVVFELLARKGRLDDKKRQVIDVYLEGLAAYKMRNFSTACVRFLEAVALDPSDGPSRVYLERSTNYRQMPPPVEWDGVYEMTSK; encoded by the coding sequence ATGACCTTCAGTCCCTTTCACAAAAAAATCCTGTCGGCGCTCGCGGTGAGCCTGACGGTCTTTGCCGTCGTGGCCGGGCTCAGTAGTACCCGGTGGTTCGAAGTTGTTGAACTAGAGGCGTTGGACCATCTCGTTCGGCGGTACGCGGATCCTGCCAAAGCCGATTCCAATCTTGTGTTACTCGCCATCGATGAATCGAGCCTCGAAGCATTCGGGCGCTGGCCCTGGCCGCGTGATCGGTTCGGCTACGTCGTCCGCTACCTCAAGCAAGCAGGCGCCAAAGCCGTCGTGTTCGATGTGATGTTCTTCGAGGCGGACGAGAATGCGGAAGAATTCGACCAGTCGTTTGCCGATGACCTGAAGGAGGCAGGTAATGTGTTTCTGCCGATGCTCTTCCAGGCCGAGCCCGCTGCCATCCCGCCTGAGCTGCAGCCTCGCGCGACGGTCACGGTGGAGCTGTCGAATGCGAGACACGCGCCGGATACGCATGCCGGAGTGAAACTGCCGATTCCGGTGCTGGCACAGCAGGCGCGTGGACTGGGTGTCATCAATCTGTCTGCCGACGCAGACGGCCCGACGAGGCGAGTGCCCCTGTTGGGGCAGGTACACGGTAACCTCGTGCCGCACCTCTCGCTGGCGGTGGCGCAATATCTACTCGGCGCGGACCGGCTCTCGATGCGTGACGGGCGCCTGCAGATCGGCGCCCATGACGTTCCGTTGGGGACCGACGGCAACCTGTTGATCGACTGGCATGGTTCGTTGGAGCAGACCTACCATGCGAAGAAGTATTCGATCGGACGGGTCTTGCAGGCCTTCGCGCAGCAGGAGAAAGGCGAACGGCCGTCGCTTGATCCGTCGCTGTTCAAGGACAAGGTCGTGTTTATCGCCGGTACGGCGGCGGGGCTCTACGATCTTCGTGTCACGCCGTTTTCTGCCGCCACGCCGGGCGTGCTCATTCACATGGCGGCGTTGGACAACCTCCTGCACGGGCAGGGCTTGCAAGCCGCTCCAAGGTGGTTTTCGTTCACGACCCTTCTTCTGCTCTGTCTGGCTTCTGCCGGCACGTTTATGTTGTTCCGCTCCTATCCGGTCAAGTTCGGCGTCACGATCGGATTGGCGGTGGCCTACTATGGGTTGGTCGTGCATGCATTTGGCGGACACGAGCGGTGGCTGGAACTGGTCTTTCCTGAAGTGGCTCTGGCCTTGACGTTCGGTTCCGCAGCGACCGTCGAGTATGTGACCGAAGGCAGGCAGCGCCGTCTCATGCGGGCGGCCTTCGACAAGTACATGTCGACTGAGGTGGTCGAAGAGATCATGCGGAACCCCGAGGCCATCAAGCTCGGCGGGGAGAAAAAGGAAATCACGATCTTCTTTTCCGACATCGCGGGCTTTACCACGATCTCGGAGAAGATGTCTCCCGAAGACCTCGTGACCTTGCTGAATCGCTACCTGTCGGCGATGACGATCATCATCAAGAACACGCATCGCGGCAATGTGAACAAGTATCTCGGTGACGGAATCATGGCGCTGTTCGGCGCGCCGCTGGGCGATCCGAAGCACGCGTCGCTGGCCTGTTACGCGGCGTTGGATTGCCAAGTCGAGTTGGCACGCCTCCGGGAGGTCTGGAAGCGGGAGGGGCTGCCGGAGATCGGCGCCAGGATCGGCCTCAACTCCGGTCCCTGCATCGTCGGCAACATGGGGTCCGAGGAGCGCATGGAATACACGGTCACCGGAGATAGTGTGAACCTGGCTTCGCGCCTGGAGGGAGCCAGCAAGTATTACGACACACTGATTCTCATCGGCCAGCGGACGGCCGAATTGGCGAAGAACGACATTGAAGTGCGGGAGATCGATCTGTTACGAGTGAAAGGGAAAAAAGAGCCGGTCGTCGTGTTCGAACTGTTGGCCCGCAAGGGACGGCTGGATGACAAAAAACGGCAAGTCATCGATGTGTATCTGGAAGGGCTGGCGGCCTATAAGATGCGGAATTTCTCAACGGCTTGTGTCAGGTTTTTAGAAGCCGTTGCGCTGGATCCGTCGGACGGGCCTTCTCGGGTATACCTGGAACGATCCACGAATTATCGGCAGATGCCCCCGCCTGTAGAGTGGGACGGCGTCTATGAAATGACCTCAAAATAA
- a CDS encoding cache domain-containing protein, whose translation MRLAQGTGGLQRKFFVALLIVGIVPGMVALWATYRSSTATLKQAIGEGFQEIARSTSIRLAAAVDNEIDRAIRLTLVPLHIRQPVLLANQRARSASAPAPRSSSSTHQNAGSSPVVGQDTTSYLDEWARESRHYVRVTIADRQGLVVASTDPQLPPQQADAAWWREAMQATPGTSYVSNVVFDPQINDMVFHVAVSILDDSRHAPIGVVDLVIRRNLLTQMILPIHIGNTGHAMLLDTQGTPLICPVLPPTAHLIPSALMNQLTLDHPLWLVADDDAHGGRDAIVGAAPVQLTHPLTPSSLDGNRWYAFIRQAPEETYAPIYSLLLTVGMIGFGLVIVLSAFGFLVGYRIVKPIVALQREAEGLRLTLALPESSNATPPLTPLLSPSYQTGDEIEDLASSFAAMREVLEENLRTIRSQQHELIRQEKLASVGQLLAALAHDLRNPLGVIRSSAQVVLEGPQEEPLRQEMARYIIDEVDKLSLRLHDFLRYARQKPPDFKVERAEDVVHAALKQWHAQGGHERIRVEQRFGRDLPQIQVDPEQVKEALVNLLINAREAMPEGGILTLTTRTGRDNEVDIEVADTGSGIAAEHLSRIFEPFFTTKDYGTGLGLTNVKRLIEDNGGTLIINSNLGKGTTCTLRFRRAGS comes from the coding sequence ATGCGCCTCGCACAAGGAACCGGCGGACTCCAGCGGAAGTTTTTCGTCGCGCTGCTGATTGTCGGCATCGTGCCTGGCATGGTCGCGCTGTGGGCGACCTACCGTTCCAGCACCGCCACCCTCAAACAAGCCATCGGGGAAGGCTTTCAGGAGATCGCGCGCTCGACCTCCATTCGCCTTGCGGCCGCAGTCGACAATGAAATCGATCGGGCCATCCGGCTGACCCTCGTCCCCTTGCACATCCGCCAACCGGTCCTGCTCGCAAATCAACGCGCACGCTCCGCATCCGCCCCGGCACCGCGCAGCTCGTCATCGACACATCAGAACGCCGGCAGCTCACCAGTGGTGGGCCAGGACACCACAAGCTACCTCGACGAATGGGCGCGCGAGTCCCGGCACTATGTGCGTGTCACCATTGCCGACCGACAGGGCCTGGTCGTCGCCTCAACGGATCCGCAACTGCCTCCGCAACAGGCAGATGCCGCCTGGTGGCGTGAAGCTATGCAGGCCACACCCGGCACGTCCTACGTCAGTAACGTGGTGTTCGATCCTCAGATCAACGACATGGTCTTCCATGTGGCCGTCTCCATTCTGGACGACAGTCGCCACGCCCCCATCGGCGTCGTCGACCTCGTCATCCGCCGCAATCTCCTGACCCAGATGATCCTGCCCATCCACATCGGGAATACCGGTCACGCCATGTTGCTCGATACGCAAGGCACGCCGTTGATCTGCCCGGTCTTGCCGCCCACCGCGCATTTGATTCCATCGGCCTTGATGAACCAACTGACCTTGGATCACCCCCTGTGGCTGGTTGCGGACGATGACGCGCATGGCGGCCGCGATGCCATCGTTGGAGCGGCGCCGGTGCAGCTGACACATCCGCTGACGCCGTCGAGCCTCGACGGCAACCGATGGTATGCGTTTATCCGACAGGCGCCGGAGGAAACCTATGCGCCGATCTATTCCCTGCTGCTGACGGTCGGCATGATCGGCTTCGGACTGGTCATCGTGCTCTCGGCCTTCGGATTCCTCGTCGGGTATCGCATTGTGAAGCCGATCGTGGCGCTTCAGCGCGAAGCGGAGGGCCTTCGCCTCACACTGGCCTTACCGGAGAGCAGCAACGCAACACCCCCTCTCACCCCGTTGCTTTCACCGAGCTATCAGACCGGTGATGAAATTGAAGACCTGGCCTCGAGCTTCGCAGCCATGCGGGAGGTGCTGGAGGAAAACCTGCGGACGATCCGGTCACAGCAACATGAGCTGATCCGGCAGGAAAAGCTGGCATCGGTGGGACAACTGCTCGCCGCCCTCGCCCACGATCTACGGAACCCGCTCGGCGTTATCCGGAGTTCCGCACAAGTCGTGCTGGAGGGGCCGCAGGAAGAACCTCTCCGCCAGGAAATGGCACGTTACATCATCGATGAGGTCGACAAACTCTCCCTCCGACTACACGACTTTCTCCGATATGCCAGGCAAAAGCCACCGGACTTCAAGGTGGAACGTGCAGAAGACGTCGTCCACGCCGCTCTGAAACAGTGGCACGCACAGGGTGGCCATGAACGCATCCGAGTCGAGCAGCGGTTCGGGCGCGATCTACCCCAGATTCAGGTCGACCCGGAACAGGTCAAGGAGGCTCTGGTGAACCTCCTGATCAATGCACGGGAAGCGATGCCGGAAGGAGGAATACTGACCCTGACGACCAGGACCGGGCGTGACAACGAGGTGGACATTGAGGTGGCCGATACCGGAAGCGGCATCGCGGCGGAACACCTCTCACGAATCTTCGAGCCCTTCTTCACGACCAAAGACTATGGAACCGGGCTCGGCCTCACCAACGTCAAACGGCTCATCGAAGATAACGGTGGAACGCTGATCATCAACAGCAACCTGGGGAAGGGAACCACCTGCACGCTGCGCTTTCGCCGCGCTGGGAGCTGA
- a CDS encoding SUMF1/EgtB/PvdO family nonheme iron enzyme — MKIYIVLMVLLFAPVESGWANERPPSPMEKPAGSGVIVHRDGYVLTAHHVVANAKRITIVTSGEFRVPAVLVSVDAEHDLALLKVETVGLSEALLGYAGAVKLDQEVIAVGFQFGLREITITRGHVAAVRTKGVQRVFQVDAAVNPGNSGGPVFNRRGEVLGILTTKFTHPSGIVPEGMAFAVPISYATPLLANIPDFDFSAIGRGRRESPKGKGNGDLITELIRTSVRIETLRMSEGPATVIHPAPMPPSSDGRYNAQPSVTHVPVPPARVHEPVPLAGDESIDRVNAQLLTHQQEELKRLVDQGLTPPGEMVLIPAGEFLMGMEDGLPDARPVHRVYVSAYWIDRHGVTNEQYRACVDGGACLIPKVRDAFDDSQRAQSPVINVTWSQARAYCQWIGKRLPTEAEWEKAARGIDGRRYPWGNNDAVIQKSRVTLADGNSSHGVDLLGTLTVSSSPYGVFGMIGLVSEWVKDWYAEDFYPTSPARDPQGPLRGSFRVLRGGSWMERPLELRAGYRGWDEMTYWGPTLGFRCATDAP, encoded by the coding sequence ATGAAGATCTACATCGTCTTGATGGTGCTGTTGTTCGCGCCGGTCGAGAGTGGATGGGCGAATGAGCGTCCGCCGTCGCCGATGGAAAAGCCGGCCGGCAGCGGCGTCATTGTTCATCGTGATGGGTATGTCCTCACGGCCCACCATGTCGTTGCGAATGCGAAACGGATCACGATCGTGACATCCGGGGAGTTTCGGGTGCCCGCCGTGCTGGTGAGTGTGGATGCGGAACACGATCTCGCCTTACTCAAGGTGGAGACGGTCGGACTCTCCGAGGCGCTGCTCGGGTATGCCGGCGCCGTGAAGCTGGATCAGGAAGTCATTGCTGTCGGGTTCCAGTTCGGGCTGCGCGAAATCACGATCACCCGCGGCCACGTCGCTGCCGTCAGGACCAAAGGGGTGCAACGGGTCTTTCAGGTCGATGCCGCGGTGAATCCCGGCAACAGCGGTGGTCCGGTGTTCAACCGGAGGGGCGAAGTCCTGGGCATCCTCACCACGAAGTTTACCCATCCGTCCGGGATTGTGCCTGAAGGCATGGCCTTTGCTGTGCCCATCAGTTACGCCACACCACTGTTGGCCAACATTCCGGATTTCGATTTCTCCGCCATCGGCCGGGGCAGAAGGGAGTCGCCCAAGGGAAAAGGCAACGGGGATCTGATTACGGAACTGATACGAACGTCCGTGCGAATCGAAACCCTGCGCATGTCAGAGGGACCGGCCACGGTCATTCACCCTGCTCCGATGCCTCCGTCTTCCGATGGCCGGTACAACGCCCAGCCATCCGTCACTCATGTGCCGGTGCCCCCCGCCCGTGTCCATGAGCCGGTTCCCCTCGCCGGAGACGAATCTATCGATCGCGTGAATGCGCAACTCCTGACACATCAGCAGGAAGAGCTCAAGCGACTCGTCGATCAAGGCCTGACACCGCCCGGCGAGATGGTGTTGATCCCGGCCGGCGAGTTCCTCATGGGCATGGAGGATGGTCTGCCCGATGCGCGTCCGGTGCATCGGGTATATGTGAGTGCCTATTGGATCGACCGGCACGGGGTAACCAACGAGCAGTATCGGGCCTGTGTGGATGGGGGCGCCTGTCTGATTCCGAAAGTACGCGACGCCTTCGATGATTCGCAGCGCGCGCAATCGCCGGTGATCAATGTCACCTGGTCTCAAGCCAGAGCCTATTGTCAGTGGATCGGTAAACGATTGCCGACGGAGGCGGAATGGGAGAAGGCGGCGCGGGGAATCGACGGCCGGCGGTATCCCTGGGGCAATAATGACGCAGTCATTCAGAAAAGCAGGGTCACGCTGGCGGACGGGAATTCTTCCCATGGCGTCGATCTGCTTGGCACGCTCACGGTCTCCAGTTCACCCTATGGCGTGTTCGGCATGATCGGCCTGGTGTCGGAATGGGTGAAGGACTGGTATGCGGAAGATTTTTACCCGACCTCGCCGGCCCGGGATCCGCAGGGGCCGTTGCGCGGGTCGTTTCGTGTCTTGCGGGGCGGCAGCTGGATGGAGCGGCCTCTCGAGTTGCGTGCCGGTTACCGGGGCTGGGACGAGATGACGTATTGGGGGCCGACGTTAGGATTTCGTTGCGCAACCGACGCTCCCTAG